In Anopheles gambiae chromosome 2, idAnoGambNW_F1_1, whole genome shotgun sequence, a single window of DNA contains:
- the LOC1281709 gene encoding serine-rich adhesin for platelets isoform X1 produces MDLGGTTKTATAATPESTVVVEKSCPVAEVAEKPAAASGKNGSLPDSSADSVKDSACAADSSPGKTNEAPKELLKPPTPPKKVSDDADAVAKAGETNSIADATKSPAKQPAVPKSTDSGGPVKTAVVPPPCADQMDDNEDDELLKRMEAIEKGVDLDAVKEAAHQNGMPEKRMEVSQPQRDAGKVNDSAKPAAASSSEVSSAAQPSALKMDAADSAVAADPVSKVAETVSPNTKRKLAPGEEAVGNEPQMKKVHVVADATDGPESSVAKPSAERQDAPAKQPSEMSTEPPGPSEPNEKPPSVEQMEVDEASYSPKDVELLPDTEPNTESDPMDEKSEEISSSVAEEPVRQEGDSTANKNKAEHSNVSSSDDKGAGGATTTTTTTSETPKPAESSEVSASVLPTPSGDEAMEVDEDENDIAESSTSADPSATDAVPVVEPPCVKKVAYLCGEDEEPKESGVDGKDCVVSTEKPTAATSAATSSTLAASTSGAAAPMEVVDSVAKASSSSVADAKPVTDVEEDVVDSSNVATTASEEEEKVVVKRTETPTAASVKLPEDSVVGSSQPSSSSDTKKPASTEKRLDEQLLREAVHRSGLMAAKATSTPNHSTAAAVVTPSSSNPATPTPKTLNPVTTSAVSSSNVYSSTPIHPSFGKVSSGNVSKITNPPSSVETSRIEADDTTTTTTTTSSSSPSAAATSRNEQSASLAETETTEDKKAGDLTSSTKSLPSTTETATTGTSDSSAKSTKKELRHEDSGSSSKASQKTVSDVSEVDSCTAASGMNSTEEISLYVSNAGKVNGISSTSEGSDVDGKTDMTKSSLVSIKREDDSKASVSALQLDLSRAISPTTSVQQQYEVSVWYEGKELQFMSVERIHGGERAADPSVTAETVAHDASNIDSSSKQSSTTTTNGSVSSIGPFTLPGAQAAAAAATNVGQSSDSSSSSSVATVTGGAAKSSHSLTVPQMKQTVMGPKALCDLMIDEFKKLRRTFAPDEDVSDNEESAHGLLKTPKTPAVGGRGRKESAKKSASRGQKRSKAADSDDDEDDDDVRTPRASGSKQPAKRAKGTGGLAASSNESPVASSSSTTPKSKSVHQEPKQFDICCLARWTDRKYYAGRVTNYREDNKYVVVFEDGCSKTLSRDIIVFGEDGVLPIKHHSIHALTGGDTYEPAIVEEIKRNDANEVVYGVRTASSTLEVTATDIYLTDEQAKWIHNACKDKPDPIQMLRAQAAGTGGSAAGEDATGGNAGNAPEGNAAASELTAESGDKGARSTRSKRGANDKSMTPATPEAGYSGGVGKKGRRGRRKQLPPPEHISECSDVSDGYEEEEEVPVVTSPETGLDAVNGVQPELQRTEQESVLARMYIAYEYFGNDGKDSLDQLLGPIPVNAKTLFRNKHFLLSCTVPSKSTEANAKQFSNTPFVKQHIRHQIEAGGGKVYEFFEDVPKNKYKQCKLIAPRPSITAMYVQCLASDIVAVSHEWIIQCCQVLMLVDHKPYALPAGWSFLEKRFIDWGCGRAKDKRATATPFASVCINVASLCKDFNDFWSRVCKLAGGTVRLIKTESDITENLTGYLLTDQEFPEEIKIKATRNGLLVVSTVWVVQCLIMGRVCHPSSNEKLTQIYQEDDY; encoded by the exons ATGGATCTCGGCGGTACGACGAAGACGGCGACGGCGGCCACTCCGGAGTCCACGGTTGTAGTGGAAAAGTCCTGCCCCGTAGCGGAAGTCGCTGAAAAGCCTGCAGCAGCATCTGGCAAAAATG GTTCGCTTCCAGACTCGAGCGCAGATTCAGTGAAAGATTCAGCTTGTGCTGCTGACTCCTCGCCCGGAAAGACAAACGAAGCGCCCAAGGAGCTGCTGAAACCACCAACGCCGCCCAAGAAAGTGTCAGACGATGCTGATGCCGTCGCAAAGGCGGGAGAAACGAACAGCATAGCGGACGCCACAAAAAGTCCCGCAAAACAGCCCGCCGTGCCAAAGTCGACGGATAGTGGTGGACCTGTCAAAACTGCCGTTGTCCCGCCACCATGTGCCGACCAGATGGACGATAACGAAGATGATGAACTGCTGAAGCGCATGGAGGCGATTGAGAAGGGAGTGGATTTGGACGCGGTAAAGGAAGCGGCACACCAGAATGGTATGCCAGAGAAACGGATGGAAGTGTCCCAACCGCAACGGGATGCCGGGAAGGTGAACGATAGTGCCAAACCGGCCGCCGCATCGTCCTCTGAGGTATCTTCTGCTGCCCAGCCGAGCGCACTAAAGATGGATGCAGCTGACAGCGCTGTTGCGGCCGATCCCGTTTCAAAAGTGGCGGAAACGGTCAGTCCGAATACTAAACGGAAGCTTGCGCCGGGTGAAGAGGCCGTCGGCAATGAGCCGCAAATGAAAAAAGTGCACGTTGTGGCCGATGCGACCGATGGACCAGAGTCGAGTGTTGCCAAGCCAAGCGCGGAAAGACAAGACGCTCCCGCCAAGCAGCCGAGCGAAATGTCCACCGAACCGCCAGGACCGTCGGAACCGAACGAGAAGCCTCCGTCGGTCGAACAGATGGAGGTAGATGAAGCTTCCTACTCCCCGAAAGATGTGGAACTGTTGCCCGACACCGAACCGAACACCGAGTCCGACCCGATGGACGAAAAGTCGGAAGAAATCAGCTCGTCGGTAGCGGAAGAGCCTGTGCGCCAGGAGGGCGATTCCaccgcaaacaaaaacaaagcagaacACTCGAACGTGTCCAGCTCGGACGATAAGGGCGCGGGTGGtgcgacgaccacgacgacgacgactagcGAAACTCCAAAACCGGCGGAGAGCAGCGAAGTTTCCGCCTCCGTTCTGCCAACACCTTCGGGCGATGAAGCCATGGAGGTCGATGAGGATGAAAACGATATAGCGGAGAGCAGCACGTCCGCCGATCCGTCTGCTACGGACGCAGTGCCGGTAGTGGAGCCACCGTGTGTCAAAAAGGTCGCGTACCTGTGTGGCGAAGACGAGGAACCGAAGGAGTCCGGTGTCGATGGGAAGGATTGTGTGGTTTCGACCGAGAAGCCAACAGCTGCCACCTCGGCCGCAACATCCTCGACGCTAGCCGCTTCTACTTCTGGAGCAGCGGCACCGATGGAGGTGGTGGATTCGGTAGCGAAAGCATCATCCAGCAGTGTTGCAGACGCTAAACCAGTCACCGACGTCGAGGAGGATGTAGTAGACAGTAGCAACGTTGCCACCACGGcctcggaggaggaggaaaaggtAGTGGTGAAGCGCACAGAAACGCCCACTGCTGCGTCTGTGAAGCTGCCGGAAGACAGTGTGGTCGGTAGCTCGCAACCCTCGTCCAGCAGCGATACGAAGAAACCGGCTTCAACGGAAAAGCGTTTGGATGAGCAGCTGCTGCGTGAAGCGGTTCACCGAAGCGGCTTGATGGCGGCAAAGGCTACTAGCACACCGAACCACAGCACGGCGGCAGCTGTCGTCACACCGTCGTCCTCCAATCCAGCGACCCCGACACCGAAAACGCTGAACCCGGTAACGACATCCGCCGTCAGCTCGTCGAACGTCTACAGCTCCACGCCGATTCATCCTTCGTTCGGGAAGGTAAGCTCGGGCAATGTGAGCAAAATCACGAACCCACCATCGTCGGTCGAAACCAGCAGAATAGAGGCGGACGATACTacgaccacgaccaccaccacctcctcgtcctccccatccgccgccgccaccagcCGCAACGAGCAGTCGGCATCGCTGGCGGAGACAGAAACGACGGAAGACAAGAAAGCGGGCGATTTGACGTCCTCGACGAAAAGTTTGCCTTCCACCACAGAAACAGCAACGACGGGAACATCGGATTCATCGGCGAAGAGCACCAAGAAGGAGCTGCGGCACGAAGACTCCGGCAGCAGTTCCAAGGCTAGCCAGAAAACGGTTAGCGATGTATCGGAAGTGGACTCATGCACAG CAGCCTCGGGTATGAACAGTACGGAAGAAATCAGCCTGTACGTGAGCAATGCCGGCAAGGTGAATGGCATCTCGTCGACCTCAGAAGGCTCGGATGTGGATGGTAAGACCGACATGACCAAATCATCGCTCGTGTCCATCAAGCGGGAGGACGACAGTAAAGCAAGCGTCAGTGCACTGCAGTTGGATCTGTCCCGTGCCATATCGCCCACGACCTCTGTCCAGCAGCAGTACGAAGTGAGCGTATGGTACGAGGGAAAGGAGCTGCAGTTCATGTCCGTGGAACGAATCCACGGCGGCGAGCGGGCAGCCGATCCGTCAGTAACCGCCGAGACGGTGGCGCACGATGCGTCCAATATCGATTCCTCTTCAAAGCAATCCTCGACTACTACCACCAACGGTAGTGTCAGCAGTATAGGGCCGTTCACGCTGCCGGGAGCGcaggcggcggctgctgcggcGACCAACGTTGGCCAATCGTCCGACAGttcctcgtcgtcgtctgtTGCCACCGTAACCGGCGGTGCGGCAAAGTCGTCCCACTCCCTCACGGTGCCGCAGATGAAGCAAACCGTAATGGGGCCGAAGGCGCTCTGCGATTTGATGATTGACGAGTTCAAGAAGCTGCGGCGAACGTTTGCGCCGGACGAGGATGTCAGTGATAATGAGGAAAGTGCACACGGTCTGCTGAAGACTCCGAAAACGCCCGCCGTCGGGGGACGAGGCCGCAAAGAAAGTGCAAAGAAGAGTGCTTCCCGTGGTCAGAAGCGTTCGAAGGCGGCCGACAGCgacgacgatgaggatgaCGATGATGTGCGCACTCCCCGTGCGTCCGGTTCGAAGCAACCGGCAAAGCGCGCGAAGGGCACCGGTGGGCTGGCCGCTTCCTCGAACGAATCTCCCGtcgccagctcgtccagcaCGACGCCCAAGTCCAAATCGGTGCACCAGGAGCCGAAGCAGTTCGACATCTGCTGCTTGGCCCGGTGGACCGATCGCAAGTACTACGCCGGCCGGGTGACAAACTACCGCGAGGACAATAAGTACGTGGTGGTGTTCGAAGATGGCTGCTCCAAGACGCTGTCCCGGGACATTATCGTGTTCGGGGAGGACGGTGTGCTGCCGATAAAGCACCACTCCATACACGCGCTGACCGGCGGTGACACGTACGAGCCCGCCATCGTGGAGGAGATCAAGCGCAACGATGCCAATGAGGTCGTGTACGGTGTGCGAACGGCATCCAGCACGCTGGAGGTGACGGCCACCGACATCTACCTGACCGACGAGCAGGCCAAGTGGATCCACAACGCCTGCAAGGACAAACCGGACCCGATTCAGATGCTACGTGCGCAAGCCGCCGGTACGGGCGGCAGTGCCGCAGGCGAGGACGCAACCGGTGGCAACGCAGGGAACGCACCGGAAGGAAACGCAGCCGCGTCCGAGCTGACGGCAGAGTCGGGCGACAAAGGTGCACGTTCGACGCGCAGCAAGCGGGGAGCGAACGATAAGTCGATGACACCTGCCACACCGGAAGCGGGCTACTCGGGCGGTGTTGGTAAAAAGGGACGCCGAGGACGAAG AAAACAACTCCCGCCACCAGAACACATATCGGAATGTAGCGATGTATCGGATGGttacgaagaagaagaagaagtgccTGTCGTTACAAGCCCCGAAACCGGACTCGACGCAGTGAACGGTGTGCAACCCGAGCTGCAGCGTACCGAACAggagtcagtccttgcta GAATGTACATCGCCTACGAGTACTTTGGCAACGATGGTAAAGACTCGCTGGATCAATTGCTCGGACCGATTCCCGTAAATGCAAAAACGCTATTCCGAAACAAACACTTTCTACTATCCTGTACCGTTCCTTCAAAG AGCACTGAGGCCAATGCGAAACAATTTTCCAACACCCCGTTCGTGAAGCAACACATTCGGCATCAGATAGAGGCGGGTGGCGGTAAGGTGTATGAGTTTTTCGAGGACGTCCCGAAGAACAAGTACAAACAGTGTAAGCTAATTGCGCCCCGTCCTTCCATCACGGCGATGTACGTGCAGTGCCTAGCGAGCGACATTGTG GCCGTTTCGCACGAGTGGATTATACAGTGCTGTCAGGTGCTGATGCTTGTGGACCACAAACCGTACGCACTGCCGGCTGGCTGGTCGTTTCTCGAGAAGCGTTTCATCGACTGGGGCTGTGGGCGGGCAAAGGACAAGCGGGCAACCGCCACGCCGTTCGCCTCGGTGTGCATTAATGTGGCTAGTCTGTGCAAAGATTTCAACGATTTCTGGAGCCGGGTCTGCAAGCTGGCCGGCGGTACGGTGCGACTGATCAAAACCGAGTCTGATATTACCGAAAACCTGACCGGCTACTTGCTCACGGATCAAGAATTTCCCGAGGAGATCAAGATCAAAGCGACCCGCAATGGGCTGCTCGTGGTGTCGACCGTTTGGGTGGTGCAGTGCCTGATCATGGGTCGCGTCTGCCATCCGAGCAGTAACGAAAAGCTAACACAGATCTATCAGGAAGACGACTATTAG
- the LOC1281709 gene encoding serine-rich adhesin for platelets isoform X2: MDLGGTTKTATAATPESTVVVEKSCPVAEVAEKPAAASGKNGSLPDSSADSVKDSACAADSSPGKTNEAPKELLKPPTPPKKVSDDADAVAKAGETNSIADATKSPAKQPAVPKSTDSGGPVKTAVVPPPCADQMDDNEDDELLKRMEAIEKGVDLDAVKEAAHQNGMPEKRMEVSQPQRDAGKVNDSAKPAAASSSEVSSAAQPSALKMDAADSAVAADPVSKVAETVSPNTKRKLAPGEEAVGNEPQMKKVHVVADATDGPESSVAKPSAERQDAPAKQPSEMSTEPPGPSEPNEKPPSVEQMEVDEASYSPKDVELLPDTEPNTESDPMDEKSEEISSSVAEEPVRQEGDSTANKNKAEHSNVSSSDDKGAGGATTTTTTTSETPKPAESSEVSASVLPTPSGDEAMEVDEDENDIAESSTSADPSATDAVPVVEPPCVKKVAYLCGEDEEPKESGVDGKDCVVSTEKPTAATSAATSSTLAASTSGAAAPMEVVDSVAKASSSSVADAKPVTDVEEDVVDSSNVATTASEEEEKVVVKRTETPTAASVKLPEDSVVGSSQPSSSSDTKKPASTEKRLDEQLLREAVHRSGLMAAKATSTPNHSTAAAVVTPSSSNPATPTPKTLNPVTTSAVSSSNVYSSTPIHPSFGKVSSGNVSKITNPPSSVETSRIEADDTTTTTTTTSSSSPSAAATSRNEQSASLAETETTEDKKAGDLTSSTKSLPSTTETATTGTSDSSAKSTKKELRHEDSGSSSKASQKTVSDVSEVDSCTASGMNSTEEISLYVSNAGKVNGISSTSEGSDVDGKTDMTKSSLVSIKREDDSKASVSALQLDLSRAISPTTSVQQQYEVSVWYEGKELQFMSVERIHGGERAADPSVTAETVAHDASNIDSSSKQSSTTTTNGSVSSIGPFTLPGAQAAAAAATNVGQSSDSSSSSSVATVTGGAAKSSHSLTVPQMKQTVMGPKALCDLMIDEFKKLRRTFAPDEDVSDNEESAHGLLKTPKTPAVGGRGRKESAKKSASRGQKRSKAADSDDDEDDDDVRTPRASGSKQPAKRAKGTGGLAASSNESPVASSSSTTPKSKSVHQEPKQFDICCLARWTDRKYYAGRVTNYREDNKYVVVFEDGCSKTLSRDIIVFGEDGVLPIKHHSIHALTGGDTYEPAIVEEIKRNDANEVVYGVRTASSTLEVTATDIYLTDEQAKWIHNACKDKPDPIQMLRAQAAGTGGSAAGEDATGGNAGNAPEGNAAASELTAESGDKGARSTRSKRGANDKSMTPATPEAGYSGGVGKKGRRGRRKQLPPPEHISECSDVSDGYEEEEEVPVVTSPETGLDAVNGVQPELQRTEQESVLARMYIAYEYFGNDGKDSLDQLLGPIPVNAKTLFRNKHFLLSCTVPSKSTEANAKQFSNTPFVKQHIRHQIEAGGGKVYEFFEDVPKNKYKQCKLIAPRPSITAMYVQCLASDIVAVSHEWIIQCCQVLMLVDHKPYALPAGWSFLEKRFIDWGCGRAKDKRATATPFASVCINVASLCKDFNDFWSRVCKLAGGTVRLIKTESDITENLTGYLLTDQEFPEEIKIKATRNGLLVVSTVWVVQCLIMGRVCHPSSNEKLTQIYQEDDY; encoded by the exons ATGGATCTCGGCGGTACGACGAAGACGGCGACGGCGGCCACTCCGGAGTCCACGGTTGTAGTGGAAAAGTCCTGCCCCGTAGCGGAAGTCGCTGAAAAGCCTGCAGCAGCATCTGGCAAAAATG GTTCGCTTCCAGACTCGAGCGCAGATTCAGTGAAAGATTCAGCTTGTGCTGCTGACTCCTCGCCCGGAAAGACAAACGAAGCGCCCAAGGAGCTGCTGAAACCACCAACGCCGCCCAAGAAAGTGTCAGACGATGCTGATGCCGTCGCAAAGGCGGGAGAAACGAACAGCATAGCGGACGCCACAAAAAGTCCCGCAAAACAGCCCGCCGTGCCAAAGTCGACGGATAGTGGTGGACCTGTCAAAACTGCCGTTGTCCCGCCACCATGTGCCGACCAGATGGACGATAACGAAGATGATGAACTGCTGAAGCGCATGGAGGCGATTGAGAAGGGAGTGGATTTGGACGCGGTAAAGGAAGCGGCACACCAGAATGGTATGCCAGAGAAACGGATGGAAGTGTCCCAACCGCAACGGGATGCCGGGAAGGTGAACGATAGTGCCAAACCGGCCGCCGCATCGTCCTCTGAGGTATCTTCTGCTGCCCAGCCGAGCGCACTAAAGATGGATGCAGCTGACAGCGCTGTTGCGGCCGATCCCGTTTCAAAAGTGGCGGAAACGGTCAGTCCGAATACTAAACGGAAGCTTGCGCCGGGTGAAGAGGCCGTCGGCAATGAGCCGCAAATGAAAAAAGTGCACGTTGTGGCCGATGCGACCGATGGACCAGAGTCGAGTGTTGCCAAGCCAAGCGCGGAAAGACAAGACGCTCCCGCCAAGCAGCCGAGCGAAATGTCCACCGAACCGCCAGGACCGTCGGAACCGAACGAGAAGCCTCCGTCGGTCGAACAGATGGAGGTAGATGAAGCTTCCTACTCCCCGAAAGATGTGGAACTGTTGCCCGACACCGAACCGAACACCGAGTCCGACCCGATGGACGAAAAGTCGGAAGAAATCAGCTCGTCGGTAGCGGAAGAGCCTGTGCGCCAGGAGGGCGATTCCaccgcaaacaaaaacaaagcagaacACTCGAACGTGTCCAGCTCGGACGATAAGGGCGCGGGTGGtgcgacgaccacgacgacgacgactagcGAAACTCCAAAACCGGCGGAGAGCAGCGAAGTTTCCGCCTCCGTTCTGCCAACACCTTCGGGCGATGAAGCCATGGAGGTCGATGAGGATGAAAACGATATAGCGGAGAGCAGCACGTCCGCCGATCCGTCTGCTACGGACGCAGTGCCGGTAGTGGAGCCACCGTGTGTCAAAAAGGTCGCGTACCTGTGTGGCGAAGACGAGGAACCGAAGGAGTCCGGTGTCGATGGGAAGGATTGTGTGGTTTCGACCGAGAAGCCAACAGCTGCCACCTCGGCCGCAACATCCTCGACGCTAGCCGCTTCTACTTCTGGAGCAGCGGCACCGATGGAGGTGGTGGATTCGGTAGCGAAAGCATCATCCAGCAGTGTTGCAGACGCTAAACCAGTCACCGACGTCGAGGAGGATGTAGTAGACAGTAGCAACGTTGCCACCACGGcctcggaggaggaggaaaaggtAGTGGTGAAGCGCACAGAAACGCCCACTGCTGCGTCTGTGAAGCTGCCGGAAGACAGTGTGGTCGGTAGCTCGCAACCCTCGTCCAGCAGCGATACGAAGAAACCGGCTTCAACGGAAAAGCGTTTGGATGAGCAGCTGCTGCGTGAAGCGGTTCACCGAAGCGGCTTGATGGCGGCAAAGGCTACTAGCACACCGAACCACAGCACGGCGGCAGCTGTCGTCACACCGTCGTCCTCCAATCCAGCGACCCCGACACCGAAAACGCTGAACCCGGTAACGACATCCGCCGTCAGCTCGTCGAACGTCTACAGCTCCACGCCGATTCATCCTTCGTTCGGGAAGGTAAGCTCGGGCAATGTGAGCAAAATCACGAACCCACCATCGTCGGTCGAAACCAGCAGAATAGAGGCGGACGATACTacgaccacgaccaccaccacctcctcgtcctccccatccgccgccgccaccagcCGCAACGAGCAGTCGGCATCGCTGGCGGAGACAGAAACGACGGAAGACAAGAAAGCGGGCGATTTGACGTCCTCGACGAAAAGTTTGCCTTCCACCACAGAAACAGCAACGACGGGAACATCGGATTCATCGGCGAAGAGCACCAAGAAGGAGCTGCGGCACGAAGACTCCGGCAGCAGTTCCAAGGCTAGCCAGAAAACGGTTAGCGATGTATCGGAAGTGGACTCATGCACAG CCTCGGGTATGAACAGTACGGAAGAAATCAGCCTGTACGTGAGCAATGCCGGCAAGGTGAATGGCATCTCGTCGACCTCAGAAGGCTCGGATGTGGATGGTAAGACCGACATGACCAAATCATCGCTCGTGTCCATCAAGCGGGAGGACGACAGTAAAGCAAGCGTCAGTGCACTGCAGTTGGATCTGTCCCGTGCCATATCGCCCACGACCTCTGTCCAGCAGCAGTACGAAGTGAGCGTATGGTACGAGGGAAAGGAGCTGCAGTTCATGTCCGTGGAACGAATCCACGGCGGCGAGCGGGCAGCCGATCCGTCAGTAACCGCCGAGACGGTGGCGCACGATGCGTCCAATATCGATTCCTCTTCAAAGCAATCCTCGACTACTACCACCAACGGTAGTGTCAGCAGTATAGGGCCGTTCACGCTGCCGGGAGCGcaggcggcggctgctgcggcGACCAACGTTGGCCAATCGTCCGACAGttcctcgtcgtcgtctgtTGCCACCGTAACCGGCGGTGCGGCAAAGTCGTCCCACTCCCTCACGGTGCCGCAGATGAAGCAAACCGTAATGGGGCCGAAGGCGCTCTGCGATTTGATGATTGACGAGTTCAAGAAGCTGCGGCGAACGTTTGCGCCGGACGAGGATGTCAGTGATAATGAGGAAAGTGCACACGGTCTGCTGAAGACTCCGAAAACGCCCGCCGTCGGGGGACGAGGCCGCAAAGAAAGTGCAAAGAAGAGTGCTTCCCGTGGTCAGAAGCGTTCGAAGGCGGCCGACAGCgacgacgatgaggatgaCGATGATGTGCGCACTCCCCGTGCGTCCGGTTCGAAGCAACCGGCAAAGCGCGCGAAGGGCACCGGTGGGCTGGCCGCTTCCTCGAACGAATCTCCCGtcgccagctcgtccagcaCGACGCCCAAGTCCAAATCGGTGCACCAGGAGCCGAAGCAGTTCGACATCTGCTGCTTGGCCCGGTGGACCGATCGCAAGTACTACGCCGGCCGGGTGACAAACTACCGCGAGGACAATAAGTACGTGGTGGTGTTCGAAGATGGCTGCTCCAAGACGCTGTCCCGGGACATTATCGTGTTCGGGGAGGACGGTGTGCTGCCGATAAAGCACCACTCCATACACGCGCTGACCGGCGGTGACACGTACGAGCCCGCCATCGTGGAGGAGATCAAGCGCAACGATGCCAATGAGGTCGTGTACGGTGTGCGAACGGCATCCAGCACGCTGGAGGTGACGGCCACCGACATCTACCTGACCGACGAGCAGGCCAAGTGGATCCACAACGCCTGCAAGGACAAACCGGACCCGATTCAGATGCTACGTGCGCAAGCCGCCGGTACGGGCGGCAGTGCCGCAGGCGAGGACGCAACCGGTGGCAACGCAGGGAACGCACCGGAAGGAAACGCAGCCGCGTCCGAGCTGACGGCAGAGTCGGGCGACAAAGGTGCACGTTCGACGCGCAGCAAGCGGGGAGCGAACGATAAGTCGATGACACCTGCCACACCGGAAGCGGGCTACTCGGGCGGTGTTGGTAAAAAGGGACGCCGAGGACGAAG AAAACAACTCCCGCCACCAGAACACATATCGGAATGTAGCGATGTATCGGATGGttacgaagaagaagaagaagtgccTGTCGTTACAAGCCCCGAAACCGGACTCGACGCAGTGAACGGTGTGCAACCCGAGCTGCAGCGTACCGAACAggagtcagtccttgcta GAATGTACATCGCCTACGAGTACTTTGGCAACGATGGTAAAGACTCGCTGGATCAATTGCTCGGACCGATTCCCGTAAATGCAAAAACGCTATTCCGAAACAAACACTTTCTACTATCCTGTACCGTTCCTTCAAAG AGCACTGAGGCCAATGCGAAACAATTTTCCAACACCCCGTTCGTGAAGCAACACATTCGGCATCAGATAGAGGCGGGTGGCGGTAAGGTGTATGAGTTTTTCGAGGACGTCCCGAAGAACAAGTACAAACAGTGTAAGCTAATTGCGCCCCGTCCTTCCATCACGGCGATGTACGTGCAGTGCCTAGCGAGCGACATTGTG GCCGTTTCGCACGAGTGGATTATACAGTGCTGTCAGGTGCTGATGCTTGTGGACCACAAACCGTACGCACTGCCGGCTGGCTGGTCGTTTCTCGAGAAGCGTTTCATCGACTGGGGCTGTGGGCGGGCAAAGGACAAGCGGGCAACCGCCACGCCGTTCGCCTCGGTGTGCATTAATGTGGCTAGTCTGTGCAAAGATTTCAACGATTTCTGGAGCCGGGTCTGCAAGCTGGCCGGCGGTACGGTGCGACTGATCAAAACCGAGTCTGATATTACCGAAAACCTGACCGGCTACTTGCTCACGGATCAAGAATTTCCCGAGGAGATCAAGATCAAAGCGACCCGCAATGGGCTGCTCGTGGTGTCGACCGTTTGGGTGGTGCAGTGCCTGATCATGGGTCGCGTCTGCCATCCGAGCAGTAACGAAAAGCTAACACAGATCTATCAGGAAGACGACTATTAG